One genomic window of Bactrocera dorsalis isolate Fly_Bdor chromosome 4, ASM2337382v1, whole genome shotgun sequence includes the following:
- the LOC105227446 gene encoding chymotrypsin-2-like isoform X3: MDLANNRLPILLIISVVVTASSAIYANESTILGRLQSRIYGGQNAAEGQFPYQVLVTRAGDGYIVVCGGAIISRNYVLTAAHCVNGYSPSDYSIRAGTVKYNSGGVVIKVAEVKIHPQYSAYNYDIALLRLSSPLSFNDKIKPVLLGSTDLPEGIPTIITGWGGVSSGGLANQLQYNTEYTLNRDSCIKRLNTIADSMRCLGKSAGNGVCGGDSGGPAVANGVLIGITAFIVNGCDSSLPNGFTDVVYSRDWIRANSDTDCSCSA; this comes from the exons ATGGATCTAGCAAACAATAGGCTACCAATACTGCTCATCATCAGCGTAGTGGTTACGGCAAGCAGTGCCATATACGCCAATGAAAGTACAATACTGGGTCGGCTACAGAGTCGCATTTACGGCGGACAAAATGCTGCTGAGGGGCAGTTTCCGTACCAGGTTTTAGTGACACGAGCGGGCGATGGTTACATCGTAGTCTGCGGCGGAGCGATTATCTCGAGGAACTATGTTTTGACAGCAGCGCACTGTGTGAATGG ATACTCCCCTTCAGATTATTCTATTCGTGCCGGCACTGTAAAATATAATTCAGGTGGCGTTGTAATAAAAGTGGCTGAGGTGAAAATACATCCGCAATATAGTGCGTATAACTATGATATTGCCTTGCTGAGACTTAGTAGcccattaagcttcaatgataAAATTAAACCGGTATTACTTGGAAGCACTGATTTACCCGAAGGCATACCGACCATAATAACCGGTTGGGGTGGTGTATCAAGTGGTGGATTGGCCAACCAATTGCAATATAACACGGAGTACACATTAAATCGAGATTCTTGCATAAAGCGTCTGAATACAATTGCCGATTCAATGCGTTGCCTCGGTAAGAGTGCTGGAAATGGTGTATGTGGTGGCGATTCTGGTGGTCCTGCTGTTGCGAATGGCGTTTTAATCGGTATTACGGCGTTTATCGTAAATGGTTGCGACAGTAGTCTTCCAAATGGTTTCACTGACGTTGTTTATTCAAGAGATTGGATTCGCGCAAACTCAGACACCGATTGCTCCTGTTCTGCATAA
- the LOC125778421 gene encoding chymotrypsin-2-like, whose amino-acid sequence MALANNRLPILLITIAVITACSAIYANESIILGRPQSRIYGGQNATEGQFPYQVLVTRKGDGTMTVCGGAIISRNYVLTAAKCANGYSPSEYSIRAGTVKLNSGGVEIQVAEVKIHPQYGDSNYDIALLRLSSPFSFNDKIKPVLLGSTDLPEGTPAIITGWGGASSDRVADQLQYNTEYTLSHNSCVERLNTLADSMRCLAKSAGNGICNGDFGGPAVANGVLIGITSFIVNGCDSSLPNGFTDVVYSRDWIRANSDADCSCSA is encoded by the exons ATGGCTCTAGCAAACAATCGGCTACCGATACTGCTCATCACAATCGCAGTGATTACGGCATGCAGTGCCATATACGCCAATGAAAGTATAATACTGGGTCGACCACAGAGTCGCATTTACGGCGGACAAAATGCTACTGAGGGGCAGTTTCCGTACCAGGTTTTAGTGACACGAAAAGGCGATGGTACCATGACAGTCTGTGGAGGAGCGATTATCTCGAGGAACTATGTTTTGACAGCAGCGAAATGTGCGAATGG ATACTCTCCTTCGGAGTATTCCATTCGTGCCGGCACTGTGAAACTTAATTCAGGTGGCGTTGAAATACAAGTGGCTGAGGTGAAAATACATCCGCAATATGGTGATAGTAACTATGATATTGCCTTGCTGAGACTTAGTAGCCCCTTTAGCTTCAATGATAAAATTAAACCGGTATTACTTGGAAGCACTGATTTACCCGAAGGCACGCCGGCTATAATAACCGGTTGGGGTGGTGCATCAAGTGATAGAGTGGCCGACCAATTACAATATAACACGGAGTACACATTAAGTCATAATTCTTGCGTAGAGCGTCTGAATACACTCGCCGATTCAATGCGTTGCCTCGCTAAAAGCGCTGGAAATGGTATATGTAATGGCGATTTTGGTGGTCCTGCTGTTGCGAATGGCGTTTTAATCGGTATTACGTCGTTTATCGTCAATGGTTGCGACAGTAGTCTTCCGAATGGTTTCACTGATGTTGTTTATTCAAGAGATTGGATTCGCGCAAACTCAGATGCCGATTGCTCTTGTTCCGCATAA